The nucleotide sequence aaattaattcaactGAATTAATATTGATTATTCTTAAATACATGAACAAATCATTGGAAATTCTAGTTTGTCCTTCAATGAAAAGATAATTTTTTCTTCGTGAAGAGTATAATGGATTAAGGAATGGATTACAtcattttttcttcatttatTAAGTCTGTCATTTAGACGGGAAAGAACAAGTTCAATTGGTTGTAACACAAATGCTACTTGGTTATATTCTTCCTGTAGAAACTTTATCTGAGAATCCCACGGGAACAATATACGACAACAGCTCCTCCACTACCTGTAAATTTTGACGCAGCTCCAATTTTTCTATTTTGATGTTTAAATTACCAAGGGCAGCATCTCCAAACATTGGCCTTCGCAGGTCAAAATTCTGATTCATGAGTACTGCAAGTTTAGAGTGCTACAATAAACAGAGAGTACTCCTAGCACTTTTAGTACTCTCAGTTTATTGGATATTATATGACACAagtataactttttttttatttaaaaaaaaaattaattcaactGAATTAATATTGATTATTCTTAAATATAGCAACAAATCATTGAAAATTCTAATTGGTCTTTTAATGAAAAGACATTTTTTCTTAGTGAAGAGCATAATGAATTACATCATTTATAAGGTTTTTAAGTCAGTGTCATTTAGACAGAAAGGAACAACTTCAATTGGTTGTAACAGAAATCCTGCTTGGTTACATTCTTCTTGTAGAAGCTTTACCTGTGAATCCCCATGAGGACAATATACGACAACAGCTCCTCCACTACCTGTAAATTTTGACGCAGCTCCAACTTTTCTAGCTACCTCTaccattttgatatttaaatcaCCAAGGGCAGCATCTCCAAACATTGACCTTCGCAGGTCAAAATTCCGATTCATTAGTGCTGCAAGTTTAGAGTAGTCCTTTTTTTCTAAtgcctttcttccttcttttgctAAATTTGCAACTTCTTTCATTGATGATACAATGAACTCTTCACCATTAAGCCACCTCTGCCTTACTTGACTATGAACCTTTCCAGAATCACTAGGATTCTCAGCATAGATTAGATGCAGAGGTGGGAGGAGATTCACATCCAAAGGCTCATAAACTCCATGCCCCACTTTATCCATGTTTTCCTCGCTGAAATCCATGTAAACTAGACCCCCATAGACTTGTGCGACACGATCCTGAAGACCAGCAACTATGCCTAGCTCATTCTCTGCTGCCAGGACAAGGCCGGGCCTCACCTCAACCTTGATTAGATGACGGACATCATAGAAATCAAGAAGGCAGTTTAAGGCAGCACAGACAATCGCACTAGAACCTGAAAGTCCTGTCTGACGAGGTATATTAGTATCATAAGAGAGAGTGAAATTCTTCTCAATGAGAGTAATGGCATTCTCCTTGCAGTAATTGTGGAAAACCTTGCAAATTGCCATAAGCAACCGCACTCCACCGTAGTAACCTTCATTATTCAACCTATTCACCAATTGAGGAAGAGAGGTGAAGCGGACGAAATCGTGAACAGGATGCGGCTGAATTAAGAGGTCGTTGGAAGGGTGGAGGATGACGGTGGCGGAGAAGTTGGCGAGGCTGAAGGAGATTGTGTTGCCGTAATACACGTCGCTTGGGTTGCCGAGAAGCCCCGCGCGCGCGTAAGCCTTGTGCTTTATAACACCCTCGCCTTCCATggctattttctctttttttttcgatgCTAGTCTCTAACCGATCACTTTGGTAGAGAGACTGAGACAGAAGACTAAGACGGAGAGAGATTGAAATAAAATTCAGTATTTTATTTGGTGTAAAGTGGAagatagaaattaaaacaaagaataaaattttaatttaatttatacaaaggataaaattggaattaattaattaaaatgaaggtattttgggtataaaatattattaaagtttcagtctccatctctaaaaattttagtcccatgTGTCTTTACTTTTTGAAGATACTGAAATTTTGAGAATagaaacagaaattttagtaccaatctaTAAACTAACAAACATAATACTAAGTCTCATCTCCCAATCTctatctcagtacctcaaaacaaatgctacctAATATTCATACGTTAATAGATAAGTTCCAATTCTCTGAATTTGAAAATAACTTAAAACTACCCATTGTTGAATTGAAAAAAAGGATAGTGGGAAATTGTGATTTATATTAAGATAGAGCAACATTA is from Arachis ipaensis cultivar K30076 chromosome B01, Araip1.1, whole genome shotgun sequence and encodes:
- the LOC107628483 gene encoding glucuronokinase 1-like, producing the protein MEGEGVIKHKAYARAGLLGNPSDVYYGNTISFSLANFSATVILHPSNDLLIQPHPVHDFVRFTSLPQLVNRLNNEGYYGGVRLLMAICKVFHNYCKENAITLIEKNFTLSYDTNIPRQTGLSGSSAIVCAALNCLLDFYDVRHLIKVEVRPGLVLAAENELGIVAGLQDRVAQVYGGLVYMDFSEENMDKVGHGVYEPLDVNLLPPLHLIYAENPSDSGKVHSQVRQRWLNGEEFIVSSMKEVANLAKEGRKALEKKDYSKLAALMNRNFDLRRSMFGDAALGDLNIKMVEVARKVGAASKFTGSGGAVVVYCPHGDSQVKLLQEECNQAGFLLQPIEVVPFCLNDTDLKTL